In Pseudoxanthomonas sp. SE1, the genomic stretch CCACGGGCCAGCGCGGCGTGGTCGACGCTGCGGCCGAACAGCCGGACCGGCGCGACAGCCTCCGCATCGCCACCGATACTCCATTGGCCGGACACCAGCTTCTTCTGGTCGACCATCAGCGCCTTACCCAAGCGCGCCAAGGCTACCTGCTCCTGCGTGCTCAGCCACAGCCAGCCACTGTTGCGGCGTGCATCCAGTTCGCGTCCCAACGAGATGGCGCGACGGTCGAACTCCGGCTTGGCCAGCTTGCGTTCGTGCACCAGCGCGATCATCAAGGCGTCGTCGCGCAGTTTCGTCCCGTAGTCGCCCAGGTATTCCGGGCGGTCGCCCGTCCTGGCGAAGCCTTCGGTGATCGCCTTCGCGCCACGGTTCTTGTCGCCCTGCAGCGACAACGCGATGCCCAGGTGCACCAGCGGCAGGCCGGTCAGGCTCTTGCCGCGCTCGTTGTCGTACAACGCACGCAGCGTACCCAGCGGCGCCCGGTTGACGCGCGCGAGCACGTAGCCGGCGTAGGCCTGGTTGGCGAACTTGAGGTGGTCGCGCCGATCGTAGCCGTAGAACTGCGCGCCACCGGCCAGCAGATCTTCGTTGAGGCGCGTCAGTGCCTTCTGCAGCACCGCGTCCGGCACGGCAAAGCCCCCTTCACGCGCATCCAGAAGGAACTCGGCGATGTAAGGCGTCAGGCCCGGATTGACGTAATCGTCGTCGCCCCACATCGAGAAGTGGCCGTTGGACACCTGCATCGACGCCAGGCGACCGAACGCGCCCTCCATGCGCTCGCCGCGCTTCTTGGCGTCCAGACCGTCGATGCCCAGCATCTTCGCCGTGGCATCGTCCAGTTCCAGCGCAGCGTAGCCCTTGCTGGTGGTCTGCTCGGCACAGCCATACGGGTACTCCAGCGCGCCCTTCAGGGCACTTGCGAACGGGATCGGCGGCAGCGCACTGACCGTCATGCGCGCGGTGACCGAGCCGGGCATCAGTCCATCCGCGAAGCCCGCACCCATCTCCACCGGCGCCAGGCTGTCCATGACCTGCGTACGCGAGCGCAGTACTGCCGGCCAGCCCGCGCGCACCGGCACGTCGTAACGACGGTCAACCTTGAAGCCATTGCCCTCCACGCGCACGCGCACCTGCGCCGTGGTGTAACCCTCGCCCGCCGTGATCGGGAACGTCAGCGTGCGCTTGGCGTCCATGGACAGGTCGGCAGTGCGGCTGCCCTCGCCGATATCCAGCGGACCTTCGCCATTCACCAGCACCTTGAAGGCGCCGGCCTTGCCGGTGAAGTTCTGCACGTCCAGCGTCACCGTGCTCCTGTCGCCCGGCGCCAGCACGCGCGGCAGGCTGGCTTCGGCCACGATCGGCGCACGCACCACGGTTTCGCGATCGCGATTGCCGTAGCGCGTGTCCGAGTAGACCAGCGCCGAGACGCGCAACGTGCCGTTGAAGTCCGGCACCTTCAGCGCGACGCGCGCATTGCCCTTGGCGTCCAGCTTCACCGGGCCGGAGAACAGGTCCACGGTCTGCACGCGCGAGGTCGGCCGCTTCGCCTGCGGCAAGGCCGACAGCGCCATGTCGCCGCCGAAGCGCATCTTCGCGCTGCCGCCCTCGAAGCTCTCGATCACGCGTCCGTAGATATCGTAGGCGTCCACGCCGAAACGACGCTGCGCGAAGAACTGCGCGTTCGCATCCGGGACCGGGAAGCGCGTGATGTTGAGGATGCCGACGTCCACCGCGGACACGGTGACGTGCGCCAGTTGTCCGGCAAGCTCGGGCACGCTGACCGTCACCGGCAGGTTCTGCTCGGGACGCATCTGCTTCGGTACCGACAACCCGACGGCGACGCGGCGGTCGCGACGATCCATCGGCACGTGCACCACGCCGACCGCACGCGCCGGGGTGATCTTGCTGGGTGCCGAACCGCCGCGGAAGACCAGCGCAGTGACGTACACGTCATGCCGCTCCCAGTCCTTGGTCACCGGGATCGAGAACGTGCTGCCCGGCTTGGCGTCGATCGCCTGCACGTACAGCATGCGGTCGCTCTCGACCATCAGCAGGCCCTTGCCTGCGTGCGGCGGGGTGACGGTGACCTGCAACGTGTCGCCGACCTTGTAGCCGGTCTTGTCCAGCGCCAGCTTGACCTTGTCGGGGCGCGCATCCAGGCCGCGGTTCTGGTCGTCCCAGCTCCAGCCGGCACGGAACGGATAGCGCGTCGTCAGGCCGGTGGCAGGATCGAACACGTCCAGCCGGTACTCGCCCCATTCCACCGGGAAGTCGATCTTCGATGCGCCCGCGCCGACATCCAGCGTGCGGGTGTCCTTGTTCTCGAAACGGCGGGTGAAGTCGTAGTCCCAACCACCGTCCTCATCGTAGTTCCAGTGGTAGTCGCGCAACTCACGCACCAGGGTGGCCTTCAGCCCCTTGCCCGGCTGCGGCTTGCCAGCGGCATCCACGCGGACCACCTCGAAGCCGGCGTTCGCATTCGCGTCGGCACCGTCCTTGTCGTCGAACAACGGTCGGATGCCCACCAGCGCATCCGCCGGCCACAGCACGCGCTTGAGCGTGCGGTTCACCGTGCGGCCGCCGGTCTCGTAAACGCTCCCGGACACGATGGCGGCGATGGTGCTGCGCGGCTTGGCCTCGGCGGGCAGCGCGATGTCTTGCTGCAGCACGCCGTTCTCGGGCAGCGCGGTGTCGATGACGTCCTTGGCGTCCTTCGGCAGTTCCATCGTCGGGTCGCCGAAGAAGTAGCCCGGCAGCTGTTCCAGCGGATGCTGCTCCACCGCTACCGCCAGCTTGGCGGTGAACCGATTGCCACTGGCCGGCGCACCATACAGGTAGGCTGCCGTCGCCTTGAGCTTCAACGGTTGGCCCGGCTTCAGCACGGGCTGCGCTGCGTCGAGGTCCAGCTTCATCCGCTCGGGCAGGAACTCCTCGATGCGCAGCGTCATGCCCTGCACCGCTTCCTTGCTGGCCGGATCGGTGCGGAACTCCACCTGCCAGCGACCGGTCGGCGCTTCCACCGGAATCGCCTGCTCGAAGCTGAAATACCCCTGCGCACCCGGCTGCAGGCGCGTCTCGCGGAACACCTTGCCATCCGGCTGCTTCAGGCGCAGGAAGACCGGTTGGCCGCCACCCTGCTTCGGTGCCGGTACCGGCTTGCCGTCGTTGTCGCGCAGCAGCGCGGAGATGCGCACGGTCTCGCCCGGGCGGTACAGGTCGCGACCGGACCACGCGAACACGTCGAACCACGCCTGCTCGCGACCGGCAACGGTGAATTCGGACAGGTCGAGCGCCGGCTGGTTGAACGGCAGCATCGACACGTCCTTGCCGCGCGTGGCGACCAGCACGTGCGCGGCGTCCAGTGTGTAGTTCAGCAGCGCATTGCCGTTGCCGTCGGTCTTGCCGGCCAGGATGTTCTCACCGCGGGCATCCAGCACTTTCAGTTCGACACTGCCAGTGGCGGTGCCGTCCTGCAGGGATGCCGTATGGACGAACAGCTTGTCCTTGTAGGCGCGCGTGTGCAGGCCGATGTCGCTGACCGTGAAGAACGCGGTCTCGAATTCGCCGGCGAACTTGCCGGTGCGCTTCATCACCGCGAAATAGAGACCCGGATCCTGCAACTCGCGGATGTCCTGGATCGGCAGGTAGGTCAGCACGCGTTCGTTGGGTTTGCCGCCCAGCACGAAGCGGTTGAGATAGACCGGTTCGGCCAGCTTGCCCAGCGGCGTGTTGTCGCCGTAGTCGCTGTCCAGGTCCCAGCTGCCACGGCGACCGCCGCGCTGGTACTCGGCGAAGAACTTGGGCAGTTGCTTCTCGCTGACCCGGAGGAACTCCACGTCCACTTCCGGCACGTTGATCGACACCACCGGCAAGCCGCGGCTCTCGCGCGCCGGCAACACGCTGCCCTGCGAGGCGAAGCCCACGGCCGGGTCGAGTTCGCCGGTATGCACCTTGCGCGTGTCGTCCTTGCCGAGTCGCGTGCCATCCGCAGCCGAAAGGCCGGCCTTCAGCGTGACTTCGTAGTCCTTGGCCGCCTCCACCGAGGGGAAACGCAGGATCAGGCCCTTGTCGTCCAGCACCCAGCTGCCTTTCACCGCCGCCCCGTTGGCGTCCTTCACCACCAGCAACGCATCGAAATCCTGCGAGCTGACCAACGGCCGACTGAACTCCAGCGCGATGGCCAGGTCGCCGTCGTGCTGATCGGGATAGGCACCGACCAGAGCGAAGCCTTCCACCTTCGCGGCCTGCGCCTTGATCGGCTCGCCGCTGGCTTCGGGCAACTGCCCGGACTCGTTGCGCTTGCAGCCGGCGAGTGCCGCCGCCGCGAGCAATCCAATAAAAAACGCGCGCATCCAGCGGTTGCGCGCGTTCTTCGTGTTCCGACGTACCGATCCCATGTGCCGTTCCCTGCCGTGGTCGTATCGGCAGTATAGAACGCAGGGATGAAAGTGGCGGGGTCATCCCCGCACACTTTCATGTGAATCGATGGTCAGGCTTCGGGTGGCGTGTCGGTGGCCTCGGGTGTCGCGGCCACGATGCCGGCAACGCCCTCGATGCCGTCCTCTTCGTCCAGCGAAGCATCCAGGCGTTCCACCGCCTGCAACGTCTCGCCATCGGACAGGCGGATCAAGGTGACGCCCTGGGTGTTGCGGCCGACCTGCGAGATCTCCGCCGCACGGGTCCGCACCAGCGTGCCGCCATCCGAGATCAGCAGGACCTCGTGGTGATCGGACAACTGGATGGCACCGACCAGACGGCCGTTGCGTTCGGTCGTCTTCAGCGCGATCACGCCGCGGGTGCCGCGCCCCTTGCGCGGGTAGTCGGCCACGGGCGTACGCTTGCCGTAGCCGCGTTCGCTGGCGGTCAGGATGTCGCCCTCGCCATCCACCACCACCAGGCTCACGACCTCGGAGCCCGCTTCGGACAACGACGGCACGCCATCGGCGTCGGCGGCCTCGCCTTCGTCGTGGTCGCCCTCGACTTCCGCATCCGCGCCCGCAACCAGGCGCATGCCGCGTACGCCGGTGGCGGTGCGGCCCATCGCGCGGACCAGCGACTCGGAGAAGCGCACCGCACGGCCGTTGGACGCGAACAGCATCACGTCGCGCTCGCCGTCGGTCAGGGCCACGCCGACCAGCGCATCGCCTTCGTCGAGGTTGATCGCGATCTTGCCGCGTGCCAGCTTGAAGGCGAATTCCGTCAACGGGGTCTTCTTGACCGTGCCGTTCCTGGTGGCGAAGAAGACGTAACGGCCTTCTTCATAGGCGCGCACCGGCACCACCGCCTGGACTTTCTCGCCGGGTTCCAGGGGAATCCAGTTGATAATCGGGCGACCGCGCGCATTGGAGCCTGCCTCCGGCAACTGGTACACCGGCAGCCAGAACACCTTGCCGCTGCTAGTGAAGGTCAGCAACGTGTCGTGCGTGTTGACCAGCCACAGCTGGTCGATGAAATCCTCTTCCTTGGTCGCCGCCGCACTGCGGCCACGGCCGCCGCGCTTCTGCGCGCGATAGGCGCTGGCGGGCTGGCGCTTGGCGTAACCGGCGTGCGACAGCGTGACCACCATGTCTTCCGGCGCGATCAGGTCGAGGATGTCGAGGTCCTCTTCGCTGTGGCGGATCTCGCTGCGGCGCTCGTCGCCGAATTCGGCCTTGACGTTCAGCAGTTCGTCGCGGATCACCTGCAGCAGCACGTCCGGGTTCTCCAGGATGCGGATCAGGCCGGCGATGACTTCCAGCAACTGCCGGTATTCCTCGGTCAGTTTTTCCTGTTCCAGTCCGGTCAGGCGGTGCAGGCGCATTTCCAGGATCTGCGTGGCCTGGGCCTCGCTGAGCTGGTAGCGGCCGTCGACAAAGCCGATCGCCGCCGGCAGGTCTTCCGGACGCGAGGCCTCGGCGCCGGTGGCCGCCAGCAGCGCGCCGACCAGGCCCGGCTCCCAAGTCTTGGCCAGCATGCGCTCGCGCGCTTCCTGCGGATTGGCCGACGTCTTGATCAGCTCGATCATCTCGTCGATGTTGGCGAGCGCGACCGTCAGGCCTTCCAGGATATGCGCGCGGTTGCGCGCCTTGCGCAGTTCGAAGATGGTCCGGCGGGTCACCACTTCGCGACGGTGGCGCACGAAGGCTTCCAGCATCTGCTTCAGGTTGAGCAGCTGCGGACGGCCGTCGACCAGGGCAACCATGTTGATGCCGAACACCGACTCCATCGGCGTCTGCAGGTACAGGTTGTTGAGGACGACTTCGGCCGATTCGCCGCGCTTGACCTCGATGTAGATGCGCATGCCGTCCTTGTCGGACTCGTCGCGCAGTTCGCTGATGCCTTCGAGCTTCTTTTCCTTCACCAGCTCGGCGATCTTCTCGATCAGCCGCGCCTTGTTCACCTGGTACGGGATCTCGGTGACGATGATCGACTCGCGGCCGTTGTCGTCGTTGACCTCGATGTCGGCCTTGGCGCGCATGCGCACGCGACCACGACCGGTGCGGTAGCCGGCGATGATGCCGGCCGTACCGTTGATGATGCCGCCGGTGGGGAAATCCGGGCCGGGGATGTACTGCATCAGACCGTCGACATCCAGCTCCGGATTGTCGATCAGCGCGATCAGGCCATTGACGACTTCAGACAGATTGTGCGGCGGGATGTTGGTGGCCATGCCCACCGCGATGCCGGCCGAACCGTTGACCAGCAGGT encodes the following:
- a CDS encoding alpha-2-macroglobulin, with protein sequence MRAFFIGLLAAAALAGCKRNESGQLPEASGEPIKAQAAKVEGFALVGAYPDQHDGDLAIALEFSRPLVSSQDFDALLVVKDANGAAVKGSWVLDDKGLILRFPSVEAAKDYEVTLKAGLSAADGTRLGKDDTRKVHTGELDPAVGFASQGSVLPARESRGLPVVSINVPEVDVEFLRVSEKQLPKFFAEYQRGGRRGSWDLDSDYGDNTPLGKLAEPVYLNRFVLGGKPNERVLTYLPIQDIRELQDPGLYFAVMKRTGKFAGEFETAFFTVSDIGLHTRAYKDKLFVHTASLQDGTATGSVELKVLDARGENILAGKTDGNGNALLNYTLDAAHVLVATRGKDVSMLPFNQPALDLSEFTVAGREQAWFDVFAWSGRDLYRPGETVRISALLRDNDGKPVPAPKQGGGQPVFLRLKQPDGKVFRETRLQPGAQGYFSFEQAIPVEAPTGRWQVEFRTDPASKEAVQGMTLRIEEFLPERMKLDLDAAQPVLKPGQPLKLKATAAYLYGAPASGNRFTAKLAVAVEQHPLEQLPGYFFGDPTMELPKDAKDVIDTALPENGVLQQDIALPAEAKPRSTIAAIVSGSVYETGGRTVNRTLKRVLWPADALVGIRPLFDDKDGADANANAGFEVVRVDAAGKPQPGKGLKATLVRELRDYHWNYDEDGGWDYDFTRRFENKDTRTLDVGAGASKIDFPVEWGEYRLDVFDPATGLTTRYPFRAGWSWDDQNRGLDARPDKVKLALDKTGYKVGDTLQVTVTPPHAGKGLLMVESDRMLYVQAIDAKPGSTFSIPVTKDWERHDVYVTALVFRGGSAPSKITPARAVGVVHVPMDRRDRRVAVGLSVPKQMRPEQNLPVTVSVPELAGQLAHVTVSAVDVGILNITRFPVPDANAQFFAQRRFGVDAYDIYGRVIESFEGGSAKMRFGGDMALSALPQAKRPTSRVQTVDLFSGPVKLDAKGNARVALKVPDFNGTLRVSALVYSDTRYGNRDRETVVRAPIVAEASLPRVLAPGDRSTVTLDVQNFTGKAGAFKVLVNGEGPLDIGEGSRTADLSMDAKRTLTFPITAGEGYTTAQVRVRVEGNGFKVDRRYDVPVRAGWPAVLRSRTQVMDSLAPVEMGAGFADGLMPGSVTARMTVSALPPIPFASALKGALEYPYGCAEQTTSKGYAALELDDATAKMLGIDGLDAKKRGERMEGAFGRLASMQVSNGHFSMWGDDDYVNPGLTPYIAEFLLDAREGGFAVPDAVLQKALTRLNEDLLAGGAQFYGYDRRDHLKFANQAYAGYVLARVNRAPLGTLRALYDNERGKSLTGLPLVHLGIALSLQGDKNRGAKAITEGFARTGDRPEYLGDYGTKLRDDALMIALVHERKLAKPEFDRRAISLGRELDARRNSGWLWLSTQEQVALARLGKALMVDQKKLVSGQWSIGGDAEAVAPVRLFGRSVDHAALARGLRFVPEGSPPLYASLDVAGIPRSAPAPDNRQIGIERRYYTTDGKEWKGGTLKEGEALIVRVGITANVAMPDALFTDLLPAGLEIENFNLGDAKQWAEVVVDGISISDRGGAADVKHEEFRDDRYVAALKLDRGDTAKVFYLVRAVTPGTYTVPPSLVEDMYRPDIRGVGKASPATITVVQP
- the gyrA gene encoding DNA gyrase subunit A; this translates as MADTAKEIIPVNLEDEMRRSYLDYAMSVIVGRALPDVRDGLKPVHRRVLFAMNELGNHANKPHVKSARIVGDVIGKYHPHGDQSVYDTLVRMAQPFSLRYMLVDGQGNFGSVDGDSAAAMRYTEARMAKLTHELLADIDKETVDFQPNYDEKEQEPTVLPTRFPNLLVNGSAGIAVGMATNIPPHNLSEVVNGLIALIDNPELDVDGLMQYIPGPDFPTGGIINGTAGIIAGYRTGRGRVRMRAKADIEVNDDNGRESIIVTEIPYQVNKARLIEKIAELVKEKKLEGISELRDESDKDGMRIYIEVKRGESAEVVLNNLYLQTPMESVFGINMVALVDGRPQLLNLKQMLEAFVRHRREVVTRRTIFELRKARNRAHILEGLTVALANIDEMIELIKTSANPQEARERMLAKTWEPGLVGALLAATGAEASRPEDLPAAIGFVDGRYQLSEAQATQILEMRLHRLTGLEQEKLTEEYRQLLEVIAGLIRILENPDVLLQVIRDELLNVKAEFGDERRSEIRHSEEDLDILDLIAPEDMVVTLSHAGYAKRQPASAYRAQKRGGRGRSAAATKEEDFIDQLWLVNTHDTLLTFTSSGKVFWLPVYQLPEAGSNARGRPIINWIPLEPGEKVQAVVPVRAYEEGRYVFFATRNGTVKKTPLTEFAFKLARGKIAINLDEGDALVGVALTDGERDVMLFASNGRAVRFSESLVRAMGRTATGVRGMRLVAGADAEVEGDHDEGEAADADGVPSLSEAGSEVVSLVVVDGEGDILTASERGYGKRTPVADYPRKGRGTRGVIALKTTERNGRLVGAIQLSDHHEVLLISDGGTLVRTRAAEISQVGRNTQGVTLIRLSDGETLQAVERLDASLDEEDGIEGVAGIVAATPEATDTPPEA